From the genome of Melitaea cinxia chromosome 12, ilMelCinx1.1, whole genome shotgun sequence, one region includes:
- the LOC123658424 gene encoding histone-lysine N-trimethyltransferase SMYD5, protein MAGFEIRVSNSKKGKGLFATKQYNEGDIILEEDPLVSCQFAWNAAYRYLACDHCMRPLETPEQNVRRLSAKPDIVLPHSDCFETDLLNITSCNQCGILYCSEECKEMSAAIYHQTLCYIQNETQHPINVLIETWKQIHYPPETANIMLLVRILAYIQQHSDPPSAAATIKQFCHRTENEDAELVHKLLGDEFSGQINTLREMTANVINGEYVQEFLTPEGFSSLMALVGTNGQGIGTSPLSLWVNSVSRLTMSDDERQQLDMFIDKVYQYVEGESGQFLNTEGSGLFQLQSACNHSCGPNAESSFPYGNHRIQLKALKTIRPGDEICISYLDDCTLQRSRYSRQKELAENYLFICWCERCTAQSSQPDVTSEEEMSDEEVDADD, encoded by the exons ATGGCCGGTTTTGAAATAAGGGTATCAAATAGCAAAAAA GGTAAGGGTCTTTTCGCTACGAAACAATATAATGAAGGGGATATTATTTTGGAAGAAGATCCACTAGTGTCCTGTCAATTTGCCTGGAATGCGGCGTACAGATATTTAGCTTGTGATCATTGTATGAG ACCTTTGGAAACTCCTGAGCAAAACGTTAGGCGTCTCTCAGCCAAGCCAGATATTGTATTGCCACATTCGGATTGCTTTGAAacagatttattaaatattacaagttGCAACCAATGTGGTATACTCTACTGTTCTGAAGAATGTAAAGAGATGTCTGCTGCTATTTATCACCAAACGTTGTGTTACATTCAGAATGAAACGCAACATCCGATAAATGTACTTATCGAAACATGGAA ACAGATCCACTATCCACCAGAAACAGCAAATATAATGCTTCTAGTACGAATATTAGCATATATCCAGCAACATTCTGACCCACCCTCAGCAGCAGCGACAATCAAACAGTTTTGTCACCGAACTGAAAATGAAGATGCAGAGCTAGTCCACAAACTATTGGGTGACGAGTTTAGCGGTCAAATAAATACTCTTAGAGAGATGACAGCTAATGTTATAAATGGAGAGTATGTGCAAGAG tTTCTAACACCAGAAGGCTTCTCTTCGCTTATGGCTCTAGTGGGTACGAATGGTCAGGGTATCGGCACAAGTCCACTTTCACTATGGGTCAACTCTGTATCGCGGCTGACAATGTCTGACGATGAGAGACAACAATTGGATATGTTTATTGATAAAGTGTATCAGTATGTTGAAGGAG AATCAGGTCAATTTTTAAACACTGAGGGTTCAGGTCTATTTCAATTGCAAAGTGCTTGTAACCACAGCTGTGGACCAAATGCAGAGTCCTCATTTCCTTACGGTAATCACAGGATACAGTTAAAAGCGTTGAAAACTATTAGGCCAGGAGACGAAATATGTATCAGTTACCTTGATGACTGCACATTGCAAAGGTCAAGATATTCCAGACAAAAG gaACTAGCTGAGAACTACCTCTTCATATGTTGGTGTGAGCGTTGCACGGCACAGAGCTCACAGCCAGATGTCACCAGTGAGGAAGAAATGAGCGATGAAGAGGTGGACGCGGATGACTGA